From the Helicoverpa zea isolate HzStark_Cry1AcR chromosome 28, ilHelZeax1.1, whole genome shotgun sequence genome, one window contains:
- the LOC124643699 gene encoding uncharacterized protein LOC124643699 → MADKLRQLAQRLKDKVHLPHITNGREKVDQIITRYVPATKVTEIAERLKYETVTKRVREMVSRYEKFTGVEEIMALQNTVVDAQERFMAAQDRRRELGRQVTDVEMRLKELHAEMQNTMKGDDKYLHLCTEEHKLIVQERALRALFGDAEREERELFATMSAAVKLGHERERAHAERNKYWYIVASIFGTVLGIAGSSINNHLKMSEFREMMEQQMARSASVLYTIAGGGNAATADIKQAMQQEFAYQDNLANNLKLMQENINNLVEKQEHLIEHIHRRERTVDSQLRDLTRAIVNASQSSIQSDAEITKALSVVHQDLEDVDQIKDIDKNKVLLEPNQILTGIGVIMAMAIIFGNIIGRIS, encoded by the exons ATGGCAGACAAACTCAGACAGTTAGCGCAAAGGCTGAAAGACAAAGTGCATTTACCTCATATAACAAATGGCCGTGAGAAAGTCGATCAGATCATCACAAGATATGTGCCCGCGACTAAAGTAACAGAAATTGCGGAAAGACTTAAATATGAGACGGTGACTAAAAGGGTACGGGAGATGGTGTCCAGATATGAAAAATTCACGGGTGTCGAAGAAATTATGGCTTTGCAAAATACCGTCGTCGATGCGcag GAAAGATTCATGGCAGCACAAGACAGGAGACGAGAGCTCGGCCGCCAAGTCACTGATGTCGAGATGAGACTGAAAGAACTCCACGCTGAGATGCAGAACACCATGAAAGGCGATGACAAGTACTTACATCTGTGTACTGAGGAGCATAAG CTGATAGTACAAGAGCGGGCACTTCGCGCTCTCTTCGGTGACGCGGAGCGCGAGGAGAGGGAACTCTTCGCCACCATGTCGGCAGCCGTCAAGCTCGGACACGAGAGGGAGAGGGCTCATGCTGAGAGGAACAAGTATTGGTATATCGTCGCTTCTATATTTG GCACGGTCCTCGGCATAGCCGGCTCCTCAATAAACAACCATCTGAAGATGTCAGAATTCCGTGAAATGATGGAGCAGCAAATGGCCCGCAGTGCCAGTGTCCTCTATACCATCGCCGGCGGGGGCAATGCCGCCACGGCTGACATCAAGCAGGCTATGCAGCAAGAGTTCGCTTATCAG gaCAATCTCGCAAACAATTTGAAACTCATGCAGGAGAACATTAACAATCTAGTCGAAAAACAGGAACATTTAAtag AGCACATACACCGCCGCGAAAGAACAGTAGACTCCCAATTACGGGACCTAACCCGAGCAATAGTCAACGCCTCTCAATCCAGCATCCAATCTGATGCAGAGATCACAAAAGCCTTATCCGTGGTACACCAAGACTTGGAAGATGTTGACCAAATCAAGGATATtgataaaaacaaagttttgttAGAACCAAATCAGATTTTAACTGGCATAGGCGTTATAATGGCAATGGCAATCATTTTTGGCAATATCATTGGCAGGATAAGTTGA